In Streptomyces sp. DG2A-72, one genomic interval encodes:
- a CDS encoding cell wall metabolism sensor histidine kinase WalK, with product MKSVLRRLRLPAFTHTIRFRLTVLYSGLLFVLTALVLLGTYLAVERSGEAKPVTKQFSVTKIVNGEEVGEFDAVKVEQVEAAVNYETLANLRRFSLALLGGLAVASLAIGWILSGRALRPVRAISRTAADIQATDLSQRIRLGGPKDELRDLADTVDSMLDRLDEAFRAQRQLIDDASHELRSPLAIIRANVDAVLTAEESDEEERRIAARSVDRATTRMTRLVEDLLATARRSAPALADADVDLATAASEACEDFAPLAAERGLTLHRRLATGLTVIGDHDALRRAVGNLLSNAVRLSPPGTLITVAAGRTEGRLWVAVRDEGPGIIDDDQSRVFDRFWRAKGNGGSRDRHAGLGLAIVRQIVESHGGQVRLFSQVGKGSTFVLWFPAPGAGNADGGPPDGSVAPL from the coding sequence ATGAAGTCCGTCCTACGGCGTCTGCGACTCCCGGCGTTCACCCACACCATCCGCTTCCGCCTCACCGTCCTCTACTCCGGCCTCCTCTTCGTCCTCACCGCGCTCGTCCTGCTCGGCACCTATCTCGCCGTCGAGCGCAGCGGTGAGGCGAAACCAGTCACCAAACAGTTCTCGGTCACGAAGATCGTGAACGGCGAGGAGGTCGGGGAGTTCGACGCCGTCAAGGTCGAGCAGGTCGAAGCGGCCGTCAACTACGAGACGCTCGCCAACCTCCGCCGCTTCTCCCTCGCCCTGCTCGGTGGCCTCGCCGTCGCCAGCCTCGCCATCGGCTGGATCCTCTCCGGCCGCGCGCTGCGCCCCGTCCGCGCCATCTCCCGTACGGCCGCCGACATCCAGGCCACCGACCTCTCCCAGCGCATCCGGCTGGGCGGCCCCAAGGACGAGTTGCGTGACCTCGCCGACACCGTCGACTCCATGCTCGACCGGCTCGACGAGGCGTTCCGCGCCCAGCGCCAGCTGATCGACGACGCCTCCCACGAACTGCGCAGCCCGCTCGCCATCATCCGCGCGAATGTGGACGCCGTCCTCACGGCCGAGGAGTCGGACGAGGAGGAGCGGCGCATCGCCGCCCGCAGCGTCGACCGCGCCACCACCCGGATGACCCGTCTCGTCGAGGACCTCCTCGCCACCGCCCGCCGCAGCGCCCCCGCCCTCGCCGACGCCGACGTAGACCTGGCCACCGCGGCATCCGAGGCCTGCGAGGACTTCGCCCCCCTCGCCGCCGAACGCGGCCTCACCCTCCACCGCCGCCTCGCCACCGGCCTCACCGTCATCGGCGACCACGACGCCCTCCGCCGCGCCGTCGGCAACCTGCTCTCCAACGCCGTACGACTCTCCCCACCCGGCACCCTCATCACCGTCGCCGCGGGCCGGACCGAGGGCCGGCTCTGGGTAGCCGTCCGAGACGAGGGCCCCGGCATCATCGACGACGACCAGTCCCGCGTCTTCGACCGCTTCTGGCGAGCGAAGGGCAACGGCGGCAGCCGGGACCGGCACGCGGGCCTGGGCCTGGCGATCGTGCGCCAGATCGTGGAGTCGCACGGAGGCCAGGTTCGGTTGTTCTCGCAGGTCGGGAAAGGTTCTACGTTCGTACTGTGGTTCCCAGCACCGGGCGCGGGAAACGCGGATGGCGGACCACCCGACGGGAGTGTCGCGCCCCTTTAG
- a CDS encoding HAD family hydrolase codes for MKIRAQALLFDNDGTLVSSLASVDRCWARWAGEYGITEEFGRVELHGRPAVEIVADLLPAHVVPEALARIETLEVEDVPNGGVRLLPGTKDFLDSLPADRWAVVTSATRRLAEARLHAVGILPKTMVTADDITRGKPDPEPYLLAARELGVDPAHCVVFEDAPAGLRSGRAAGMTTVALATTHQAHELDADLVVTDLSALSALVTDGGVEISVRR; via the coding sequence ATGAAGATCCGTGCACAAGCCCTCCTGTTCGACAACGACGGCACCCTCGTCTCCTCCCTCGCCTCCGTGGACCGCTGTTGGGCGCGCTGGGCCGGGGAGTACGGCATCACGGAGGAGTTCGGCAGGGTCGAGCTGCACGGACGCCCGGCCGTCGAGATAGTCGCCGACCTGCTGCCTGCGCATGTGGTGCCGGAGGCCCTCGCGCGGATCGAGACGCTGGAGGTGGAGGACGTACCGAATGGCGGCGTGCGCCTGCTGCCCGGCACGAAGGACTTCCTCGACTCGCTGCCCGCCGACCGCTGGGCCGTGGTCACTTCCGCCACCCGCAGGCTCGCCGAGGCGCGGCTCCACGCCGTCGGCATCCTCCCCAAGACCATGGTCACCGCCGACGACATCACACGCGGCAAGCCCGACCCCGAGCCCTACCTCCTCGCCGCGCGCGAACTGGGCGTCGACCCCGCGCACTGCGTCGTCTTCGAGGACGCCCCGGCCGGGCTCCGGTCGGGCCGCGCCGCCGGGATGACCACCGTGGCGTTGGCCACAACCCACCAGGCCCACGAGTTGGACGCCGATCTGGTGGTCACCGACCTGTCGGCCCTGTCCGCGCTGGTCACCGACGGGGGAGTGGAGATCTCCGTCCGCCGCTGA
- a CDS encoding S1C family serine protease has translation MPDQSYTGPPGSPGEQGLDAPDGSGGAGPGEAPVPDVPHIGLGHPRGPAFVPGRPPAPLDPYTHATPVTPSPYTTPQSPPPSPPRTTTRRPLTAAILAAVLAGGSAGYVAGAFGDSDPAAPAAPVASGDLEAVAARVLPSVVSVVTASGQGSGFVFDERGRILTNAHVVNGSSRVSVELQDGRRLSAQVIGDDPAHDVAVLEPETARGLRAAELATAGRPAVGDTVLAIGSPLGLSGTVTSGIVSALDRPVTLGEGTGGGRQQRALQTDASINPGNSGGPLVDADGRVIGINTAIATLDQQRGGSIGIGFAIPVADAADAAETIIDGG, from the coding sequence ATGCCCGATCAGTCGTACACCGGCCCTCCCGGCTCGCCGGGGGAGCAGGGGCTTGATGCCCCGGACGGGAGTGGAGGCGCGGGGCCGGGGGAGGCACCCGTGCCCGACGTTCCGCACATCGGTCTCGGCCACCCGCGCGGCCCCGCCTTTGTGCCCGGGCGGCCCCCGGCGCCCCTCGACCCGTACACACACGCCACTCCTGTCACTCCCTCCCCCTACACCACCCCGCAGTCGCCGCCCCCGTCCCCTCCCCGCACCACCACTCGCCGTCCTCTCACCGCCGCGATCCTCGCCGCCGTCCTCGCGGGCGGGAGCGCCGGATACGTGGCCGGGGCGTTCGGGGACAGCGACCCCGCCGCCCCGGCCGCCCCCGTCGCCTCCGGTGACCTCGAAGCCGTGGCCGCCCGGGTCCTGCCGAGCGTGGTCTCCGTGGTGACCGCGTCCGGGCAGGGCTCGGGGTTCGTGTTCGACGAGCGGGGCCGGATCCTCACCAACGCGCATGTCGTGAACGGGAGTTCGCGCGTGTCCGTCGAGTTGCAGGACGGGCGCCGGCTCAGCGCCCAGGTGATCGGCGACGACCCCGCGCACGACGTGGCCGTACTGGAGCCGGAGACGGCACGCGGGCTGCGGGCCGCCGAACTGGCCACCGCCGGACGCCCGGCCGTCGGGGACACGGTCCTCGCCATCGGCTCCCCGCTCGGCCTCAGCGGCACCGTCACCTCAGGCATCGTCAGCGCCCTCGACCGCCCCGTCACACTGGGCGAAGGCACGGGCGGCGGACGGCAGCAGCGCGCGCTGCAGACCGACGCCTCGATCAACCCCGGCAACTCCGGCGGGCCGCTGGTCGACGCCGACGGACGGGTCATCGGCATCAATACGGCCATCGCGACGTTGGACCAGCAAAGGGGCGGCTCCATAGGCATCGGCTTCGCGATCCCCGTGGCCGACGCCGCGGACGCCGCGGAGACCATCATCGACGGTGGGTAG
- a CDS encoding 1-acyl-sn-glycerol-3-phosphate acyltransferase produces MSRFALIKAVLGPIMRLMFRPRVEGAEHIPGDGPVILAGNHLTFIDSIVLPLVCDRQVFFIGKDEYVTGKGFKGGLMAWFFTGVGMIPVDRDGASGGVAALMTGRRILEEGKVFGIYPEGTRSPDGRLYRGRTGIARLTLMTGAPVVPFAMIGTDKLQPGGAGIPRPGRVTVRFGEAMEFSRYEGMDRDRYVLRAVTDSVMAEVMRLSGQEYVDMYATKAKAA; encoded by the coding sequence TTGTCCCGCTTCGCGCTCATCAAGGCAGTGCTCGGACCGATCATGCGCCTGATGTTCCGCCCACGGGTGGAGGGCGCGGAGCACATCCCCGGCGACGGTCCGGTCATCCTGGCCGGCAACCACCTCACGTTCATCGACTCGATCGTGCTGCCGCTGGTCTGCGACCGTCAGGTCTTCTTCATCGGCAAGGACGAGTACGTCACCGGCAAGGGCTTCAAGGGCGGGTTGATGGCCTGGTTCTTCACCGGCGTCGGCATGATCCCGGTGGACCGGGACGGTGCGAGCGGGGGTGTGGCCGCGCTGATGACCGGGCGCCGGATCCTGGAGGAGGGCAAGGTCTTCGGCATCTACCCGGAGGGCACGCGCTCGCCCGACGGGCGGCTGTACCGGGGGCGTACGGGGATCGCCCGACTCACCCTGATGACCGGTGCGCCGGTCGTGCCGTTCGCGATGATCGGCACGGACAAGTTGCAGCCGGGGGGTGCGGGGATTCCGCGGCCCGGCCGCGTGACTGTTCGTTTTGGTGAGGCGATGGAGTTTTCGCGGTACGAAGGGATGGACCGGGATCGGTATGTGCTGCGGGCTGTGACCGACTCTGTGATGGCTGAGGTCATGCGGTTGTCGGGGCAGGAGTACGTCGATATGTACGCCACGAAGGCGAAGGCCGCGTAG
- a CDS encoding VWA domain-containing protein, with protein MSLRSPGWLLLLVPLAGLIGAYLLVQRRRRRYAVRFTNLDLLDKVAPSRPGWRRHVPAAAFCATLGLLVVGFARPTTEVQVPRERATIVIAFDVSASMEATDVEPTRFAAARRAALAFVDQLPERFNAGLVPFSGSATVAVPPTTDRTVLRTAIERLTTAEGTAIGEAVVASRDAIRTLDKQAETRPPPAHVVLLSDGSNTTGRSVESAAREVAADRIPVSTIAYGTPDGTIDLPTGDTVQVPVDGPALEQLASTTGGDFHEAATGEELQDVYEDIGSSVGHRTEEREIWQWFVAAGLITALAAAATSLLWFSRLP; from the coding sequence ATGAGTCTGCGTTCGCCCGGCTGGCTGCTGCTCCTGGTGCCGCTCGCCGGACTGATCGGCGCGTATCTGCTGGTGCAGCGGCGGCGGCGCCGGTACGCCGTCCGGTTCACCAACCTCGATCTGCTCGACAAGGTCGCGCCCAGCAGGCCCGGATGGCGACGGCACGTCCCCGCTGCCGCCTTCTGCGCCACGCTCGGGCTGCTGGTCGTCGGATTCGCCCGGCCGACCACCGAGGTCCAGGTCCCCCGGGAGCGGGCCACCATCGTCATCGCCTTCGACGTCTCCGCCTCCATGGAGGCCACGGACGTCGAGCCGACCCGCTTCGCCGCCGCCCGGCGCGCGGCGCTCGCCTTCGTCGACCAGCTGCCGGAGCGGTTCAACGCGGGGCTGGTCCCGTTCAGCGGCTCGGCGACGGTGGCGGTGCCGCCGACCACCGACCGCACGGTGCTGCGTACGGCCATCGAGCGGCTCACGACCGCCGAGGGCACGGCGATCGGCGAGGCGGTGGTCGCCTCTCGCGACGCGATCCGCACCCTCGACAAGCAGGCAGAGACCCGGCCACCGCCCGCGCATGTGGTACTGCTCTCCGACGGCTCCAACACGACAGGCCGCTCGGTGGAGTCGGCCGCCCGGGAAGTGGCCGCCGACCGCATCCCCGTCTCGACCATCGCGTACGGCACACCGGACGGCACCATCGACCTGCCGACCGGCGACACGGTCCAGGTCCCCGTCGACGGACCCGCTCTCGAACAACTCGCCTCCACCACCGGCGGCGACTTCCACGAGGCCGCGACGGGCGAGGAACTTCAGGACGTCTACGAGGACATCGGCAGCTCCGTCGGACATCGCACCGAGGAGCGCGAGATCTGGCAGTGGTTCGTCGCCGCGGGCCTCATCACTGCCCTGGCCGCCGCGGCGACCTCGCTGCTCTGGTTCTCCCGGCTGCCCTGA
- a CDS encoding glycerophosphodiester phosphodiesterase, with amino-acid sequence MGTQESNEQARGTGRRAVLGAAVLGAGGAVLGLPGTARADARHGGGGVRSLPVPTIIGHRGASGYRPEHTFGAYELALDMGAHVVEAGDLVPTKDGHIVCRHEPEIGGTTDVADHPEFASRKTTKVLDGVSTTGWFTEDFTLAELKTLRAIERIPANRPHNTLYNGRWEIPTFEEVLQWQDAQTRKRGKQVWIYPETKHPTYFRKLGLGLEERVAKLLRKYGKDRKNSPVILQSFEPSSIQRLNRLVGNPLAVLLSGPTTRPWDFVEAGDPRTVADLVKPEGLKWIASYANGIGPTLDLIIPKDASGNLTKPTTLVKDAHAAGLILHPWTLRNENPFLPANFRKGTDADAYGDVFGAYKTYFATGIDGVFTDQPDTGLLAREDFVNG; translated from the coding sequence ATGGGGACGCAGGAGTCGAACGAGCAGGCGCGCGGGACCGGACGACGGGCGGTGCTCGGCGCGGCGGTGCTGGGCGCGGGCGGAGCGGTTCTCGGGCTGCCCGGTACGGCGAGAGCCGACGCACGCCACGGGGGCGGCGGTGTGAGGAGCCTGCCCGTACCGACGATCATCGGCCATCGGGGTGCCAGCGGCTACCGGCCGGAGCACACCTTCGGCGCATACGAGCTCGCCCTCGACATGGGCGCCCACGTTGTCGAGGCCGGCGATCTGGTGCCGACCAAGGACGGGCACATCGTCTGCCGTCACGAGCCCGAGATCGGCGGCACCACCGACGTCGCCGACCACCCCGAGTTCGCGAGCCGCAAGACCACCAAGGTCCTGGACGGCGTCTCCACCACCGGCTGGTTCACCGAGGACTTCACGCTCGCCGAGCTGAAGACCCTCCGCGCGATCGAGCGCATCCCGGCCAACCGCCCGCACAACACGCTCTACAACGGCCGCTGGGAGATCCCCACCTTCGAGGAGGTGCTCCAGTGGCAGGACGCGCAGACCCGCAAGCGCGGCAAGCAGGTCTGGATCTACCCCGAGACCAAGCACCCCACCTACTTCCGCAAGCTGGGCCTCGGCCTGGAGGAGCGGGTCGCCAAGCTGCTGCGCAAGTACGGCAAGGACCGGAAGAACTCGCCGGTCATCCTGCAGTCCTTCGAGCCGAGCAGCATCCAGCGCCTGAACAGGCTCGTCGGCAACCCCCTCGCCGTGCTGCTGTCCGGCCCCACCACCCGCCCCTGGGACTTCGTCGAGGCCGGTGATCCGCGCACGGTCGCCGACCTGGTCAAGCCCGAGGGTCTGAAGTGGATCGCCTCCTACGCCAACGGCATCGGCCCCACCCTCGACCTGATCATTCCGAAGGACGCGAGCGGCAATCTCACCAAGCCGACCACGCTCGTCAAGGACGCCCACGCGGCGGGCCTGATCCTGCACCCGTGGACGCTGCGCAACGAGAACCCCTTCCTGCCGGCGAACTTCCGCAAGGGCACCGACGCCGACGCGTACGGCGATGTCTTCGGCGCCTACAAGACCTACTTCGCCACCGGCATCGACGGCGTCTTCACCGACCAGCCGGACACCGGTCTGCTGGCCCGCGAGGACTTCGTCAACGGCTGA
- a CDS encoding GNAT family N-acetyltransferase produces MGMSVTISVAAEQDAEQIFRLQYLCFQSEAALYGNYRIDPLVQPLDSVREEVAKDCVFVARLGDEVVGSVRGALTDDGAAAIGKLCVHPRLQGHGIGARLLRAAESALAEQHGAKRFRLHTGHRSEGNLRLYRKVGYQTVGTSKGEDGVPMIVLEKAAGTYAATA; encoded by the coding sequence ATGGGCATGAGCGTGACCATCTCCGTGGCGGCCGAGCAGGATGCCGAGCAGATCTTCCGGCTGCAGTACCTCTGCTTCCAGAGCGAGGCGGCGCTGTACGGCAACTACCGTATCGACCCGCTCGTCCAGCCCCTGGACTCGGTCCGCGAGGAGGTCGCCAAGGACTGCGTCTTCGTCGCCCGCCTCGGCGACGAGGTCGTCGGCTCGGTCCGCGGCGCCCTCACCGACGACGGCGCCGCCGCCATCGGCAAGCTCTGCGTCCACCCCCGCCTCCAGGGCCACGGCATCGGCGCGCGGCTCCTGCGCGCAGCCGAATCCGCCCTAGCCGAACAGCACGGAGCCAAGCGCTTCCGCCTCCACACCGGCCACCGCAGCGAGGGCAACCTGCGGCTCTACCGCAAGGTGGGCTACCAGACGGTAGGCACGTCGAAGGGCGAGGACGGGGTACCGATGATCGTCCTGGAGAAGGCGGCGGGCACGTACGCGGCCACGGCCTAA
- a CDS encoding DUF58 domain-containing protein, whose translation MSGSTPTLRDLTPEQALKHLELIFTRHPDGLLQGDHASLLPGPGSEVSETRPYVIGDDVRRMDWNATARTTVPHVRLTLADRELTTWIVLDASASMDFGTARMEKRDLAVGAAAAVAFLTERAGNRLGAQITGPHGIQRIPPRTGRHHMLTILRAALDRPRVSTGVPEHTLADALVALRALPARGLVAVVSDFLETGWEQPLRVATRRHQVLAIETVDPRELELPDVGLLTVVDPETGRRREIPTHARSLRERYAAAALEQRAVIKHSIHRAGAAHLRLRTDRDWVKDVVRYVEDQRRRAGGGAA comes from the coding sequence ATGAGCGGCAGTACCCCGACGCTCCGCGACCTCACCCCCGAACAGGCCCTGAAACACCTGGAGTTGATCTTCACCCGGCACCCGGACGGACTCCTCCAGGGCGACCACGCCTCCCTGCTGCCCGGTCCCGGCAGCGAGGTCTCGGAGACCCGTCCCTACGTCATCGGCGACGACGTACGCCGGATGGACTGGAACGCCACCGCCCGCACCACCGTCCCCCACGTCCGCCTCACCCTCGCCGACCGCGAACTCACCACCTGGATCGTCCTCGACGCCTCCGCGAGCATGGACTTCGGCACCGCCCGCATGGAGAAACGGGACCTCGCGGTGGGCGCGGCGGCGGCCGTCGCGTTCCTCACCGAACGGGCCGGCAACCGGCTCGGCGCGCAGATCACCGGCCCGCACGGCATCCAGCGGATCCCGCCGCGCACCGGACGCCACCACATGCTGACCATCCTGCGCGCCGCCCTCGACCGCCCCCGGGTGAGCACGGGCGTCCCCGAACACACCCTCGCCGACGCCCTGGTGGCCCTGCGCGCGCTGCCCGCGCGCGGGCTCGTCGCCGTGGTCTCCGACTTCCTGGAGACCGGCTGGGAGCAGCCTTTGCGCGTCGCCACCCGCCGTCACCAGGTGCTCGCCATCGAGACCGTCGACCCACGCGAGCTGGAGCTGCCCGACGTCGGACTGCTCACCGTCGTCGACCCGGAGACCGGGCGCAGGCGCGAGATCCCCACCCACGCACGGAGTTTGCGCGAACGGTACGCCGCTGCCGCGCTGGAGCAGCGGGCCGTCATCAAGCACTCCATACACCGCGCGGGCGCCGCCCACCTCAGGCTCCGCACCGACCGGGACTGGGTGAAGGACGTCGTCCGGTACGTCGAGGACCAGCGGCGCCGAGCGGGAGGCGGCGCCGCATGA
- a CDS encoding response regulator transcription factor: MRLLVVEDEEDLVVALKVGLVRAGYAVDVAPDVDTATEKLAVNDYDLVLLDLNLPDGDGFAVCRAIRTTPQGPRILMLTARDRLADRVRGLDEGADDYLVKPFALPELLARIRALLRREDGGTAVVEVGELRLDTARFEAFRGARQLQLTPKEFGVLHYLMTRPGRVVPAEELLEHVWDEHADPFTNTVRVTVGSLRRKITGDEDPLIETVIRQGYRLKETS, translated from the coding sequence ATGAGACTGCTCGTGGTCGAGGACGAGGAGGACCTGGTCGTCGCCCTCAAGGTCGGGCTGGTCAGGGCGGGCTACGCGGTCGACGTCGCCCCGGACGTGGACACCGCGACCGAGAAGCTCGCCGTCAACGACTACGACCTGGTCCTGCTGGACCTGAACCTGCCCGACGGCGACGGCTTCGCGGTGTGCCGCGCCATCCGCACCACCCCCCAAGGCCCCCGCATCCTGATGCTCACCGCCCGCGACCGGCTCGCCGACCGGGTACGCGGCCTGGACGAGGGTGCCGACGACTACCTGGTCAAACCCTTCGCCCTGCCCGAACTCCTCGCCCGTATCAGGGCGTTGCTCCGCCGCGAGGACGGCGGCACCGCGGTCGTCGAGGTCGGTGAACTGCGCCTGGACACCGCCCGCTTCGAGGCGTTCCGCGGCGCACGCCAACTTCAGCTCACGCCCAAGGAGTTCGGTGTCCTGCACTATCTGATGACGCGCCCCGGACGGGTCGTACCGGCCGAGGAACTGCTGGAGCATGTGTGGGACGAGCACGCGGACCCGTTCACCAACACCGTGCGGGTCACCGTCGGCTCGCTGCGCCGGAAGATCACCGGTGACGAGGATCCGCTCATCGAGACGGTGATACGGCAGGGCTACCGGCTGAAGGAGACGTCATGA
- a CDS encoding MoxR family ATPase, with amino-acid sequence MSAGAPEDKLLEHALFEVKRVIVGQDRMVERMFTAILARGHCLLEGVPGVAKTLAAKTLAHVAGGEFARLQFTPDLVPSDITGTRIYRPSREAFDIEPGPVIANVVLADEINRAPAKVQSALLEVMGEHQVSIGGITIPVPEPFLVLATQNPIESEGVYRLPEAQRDRFLLKVEVPAPSESEELAILYRMSVDPPSPRRILTPEQLIALQRTADQVFVHHAVAEYAVRLVCATREQAGPERRLAHGAGPRATLGLVAAARALALLRGRGYVLPADVSDLAHEVIAHRLVLSFDALADDIAPGAIVDEVLAAVEQPRISPRQAAEEEAA; translated from the coding sequence GTGAGTGCCGGGGCCCCCGAGGACAAGCTCCTCGAACACGCGCTGTTCGAGGTCAAGAGGGTCATCGTCGGCCAGGACCGCATGGTGGAACGCATGTTCACCGCGATCCTGGCCCGCGGCCACTGTCTGCTGGAGGGCGTGCCCGGAGTCGCCAAGACCCTGGCCGCGAAAACTCTCGCCCATGTGGCCGGAGGCGAGTTCGCCCGGCTGCAGTTCACCCCCGACCTCGTCCCCTCCGACATCACCGGCACCCGGATCTACCGTCCGTCCCGGGAGGCGTTCGACATCGAACCCGGCCCGGTGATCGCCAACGTCGTCCTCGCCGACGAGATCAACCGCGCCCCCGCCAAGGTGCAGTCCGCGCTCCTGGAGGTCATGGGCGAGCACCAGGTCTCCATCGGCGGCATCACGATCCCCGTCCCCGAACCGTTCCTCGTCCTCGCCACCCAGAACCCGATCGAGTCCGAGGGCGTCTACCGCCTCCCCGAGGCCCAGCGCGACCGCTTCCTGCTCAAGGTGGAGGTTCCCGCGCCCAGCGAGTCGGAGGAACTCGCCATCCTCTACCGGATGAGCGTCGACCCGCCCAGCCCGCGCCGCATCCTCACCCCGGAGCAGCTGATCGCGCTCCAACGCACCGCGGACCAGGTGTTCGTGCACCACGCGGTCGCCGAGTACGCCGTACGACTGGTCTGCGCGACCCGCGAACAGGCGGGCCCGGAGCGGAGGCTGGCGCACGGTGCGGGACCGCGGGCCACGCTCGGCCTGGTCGCCGCCGCCCGTGCCCTGGCCCTGCTGCGGGGCCGCGGATACGTCCTGCCGGCCGACGTCAGCGACTTGGCACACGAGGTCATCGCGCACCGTCTCGTCCTGTCCTTCGACGCGCTCGCCGACGACATCGCCCCCGGCGCGATCGTCGACGAGGTCCTGGCGGCGGTCGAGCAGCCCCGTATCAGCCCCCGTCAGGCCGCCGAGGAGGAAGCGGCATGA
- a CDS encoding sigma-70 family RNA polymerase sigma factor: MTYDLVTALRPLLTAEASAEAHASGTEPGDLEQAVWLRLLEHLDAEGPPSDPQRWLREAVRSEVRRARRTNRHERPYDTEPADTSDHGPEHLALTAARHRALHDAVRRLPGRCPRLLEALLSPKDLTYREIAGELGISQGSLGPERSRCLGCLRRLLTPEVAAREARG, from the coding sequence ATGACGTACGACCTGGTTACCGCACTGCGCCCGCTGCTCACCGCCGAGGCCTCCGCCGAGGCACATGCCTCCGGAACCGAGCCCGGCGACCTGGAGCAGGCGGTCTGGCTCCGCCTCCTGGAGCACCTGGACGCGGAGGGCCCGCCCAGCGACCCCCAGCGCTGGCTCCGCGAGGCCGTCCGCTCCGAGGTCCGCCGCGCCCGCCGTACGAACCGACACGAACGGCCGTACGACACCGAACCAGCCGACACCAGCGACCACGGCCCGGAACACCTCGCGCTCACCGCCGCCCGCCACCGCGCCCTGCACGACGCCGTGCGCCGCCTGCCCGGCCGCTGTCCCCGCCTCCTGGAAGCCCTCCTCTCGCCGAAGGACCTCACATACCGGGAAATCGCGGGGGAGTTGGGTATCTCACAGGGCAGTCTCGGTCCGGAACGTTCCAGATGCCTGGGATGTCTGCGTCGATTGCTCACGCCGGAGGTTGCGGCCCGCGAAGCGCGGGGATAG